A genomic segment from Mucilaginibacter terrenus encodes:
- a CDS encoding exodeoxyribonuclease III translates to MKIITYNVNGIRSAINKNWLAWLQATDADVVCLQEIKATPDVLTDLGLVDALGYQHYWFPAEKKGYSGTAIFTKILPNHIEYGCGIPDFDREGRCIRVDFDEVSVMSVYFPSGSSGDERQVFKYRFLDEFGKYLTLLKVDHPNLVICGDYNICHKPIDIHNPKSNANSSGFLPEEREWMENFLESGFVDSFRHVNKEPHNYTWWSFRANARAKNLGWRIDYAMVSKELEDNIKRAVILPEAKHSDHCPVMVELEF, encoded by the coding sequence ATGAAGATAATTACCTACAATGTTAACGGAATCCGCTCGGCTATAAACAAGAACTGGCTGGCCTGGCTACAAGCTACAGATGCCGACGTAGTTTGCCTGCAGGAGATAAAGGCCACGCCCGATGTACTTACCGACCTTGGCCTGGTTGACGCGCTTGGATATCAGCATTACTGGTTTCCGGCAGAAAAAAAGGGCTATAGCGGAACGGCTATTTTTACCAAGATACTGCCCAATCATATCGAATATGGCTGCGGTATCCCCGACTTTGACCGAGAGGGGCGCTGCATACGCGTGGATTTTGATGAAGTATCTGTTATGAGTGTTTACTTCCCGTCAGGTTCCAGCGGCGATGAGCGCCAGGTATTTAAGTATCGTTTTCTGGATGAGTTTGGTAAGTACCTGACATTGTTAAAGGTAGACCATCCTAACCTGGTTATCTGCGGCGATTACAACATCTGCCACAAACCTATTGATATCCACAATCCTAAATCTAACGCTAACTCATCGGGGTTTTTACCGGAGGAGCGCGAGTGGATGGAGAACTTCCTGGAATCGGGCTTTGTGGATAGCTTCCGCCATGTTAATAAGGAGCCTCACAACTATACCTGGTGGAGCTTCAGGGCTAATGCGAGGGCCAAGAACCTCGGCTGGCGGATTGATTACGCCATGGTTAGTAAAGAGCTTGAAGACAACATTAAACGCGCGGTAATACTGCCGGAAGCCAAACACTCGGACCATTGCCCGGTGATGGTTGAGCTTGAGTTTTAA
- a CDS encoding peptidylprolyl isomerase — protein sequence MKKLLTLLLLLTVSIAFARPPKNQYVRIHTSYGDCIIRLYNETPLHRDNFIKLTKQGFYNGTLFHRVIQNFMIQGGDPDSRDTSKAKPGAELGNGDVKYTIPAEFRDSLFHKRGVLAAARDDNPKKASSGCQFYIVEGRRFTPGKLDTLENTRLKGRKIPASQREIYTTVGGAPHLDQNYTVYGEVVSGIDMVDRVAAVKKDERDRPTKNVPMIVELLSKKECKQLDKILWPKVK from the coding sequence ATGAAGAAACTTCTTACCCTGCTTTTACTACTCACTGTAAGTATTGCTTTTGCCAGGCCGCCAAAGAACCAATACGTACGTATACACACCAGCTACGGAGATTGTATCATCCGATTATACAATGAGACACCGCTGCATCGTGATAATTTTATCAAGCTTACTAAACAAGGTTTTTATAATGGTACGCTGTTCCATAGGGTAATACAGAACTTTATGATACAGGGCGGAGACCCCGACTCTCGTGATACATCTAAAGCAAAGCCAGGCGCAGAGCTGGGCAATGGCGATGTTAAGTACACTATCCCTGCAGAGTTTCGCGATAGCCTTTTTCATAAACGAGGCGTGCTCGCTGCAGCGCGCGATGATAACCCTAAGAAAGCTTCAAGTGGGTGCCAATTTTACATTGTGGAGGGCCGCCGGTTTACTCCGGGTAAATTAGACACCCTGGAGAACACTCGCCTTAAAGGACGTAAGATACCTGCATCGCAACGGGAGATTTACACCACTGTTGGTGGCGCTCCGCACCTCGATCAAAACTACACCGTTTATGGCGAGGTAGTTAGTGGCATCGATATGGTAGACCGTGTAGCCGCAGTGAAGAAAGATGAACGGGACAGGCCTACCAAAAATGTGCCCATGATAGTGGAACTGCTCAGCAAAAAAGAATGCAAACAGCTGGATAAAATCCTTTGGCCTAAAGTTAAATGA
- a CDS encoding TonB-dependent receptor, with the protein MKLKLISCFIFSFLFLRIAAFADVNIVKGKVVDAKTNEPLIGATVSVPELHVSVATNTNGEFTLRSVPANGRYVVQVQYISYKTITQTVDFSSTTALVFALQPSIIETHEVVITGTPVTAGSKYNSTSASVVSKEQLQGSSTNLIDALSKVAPGVSQITTGPGISKPVIRGLSYNRVVTLSDGVKQQGQQFGDEHGIEIDQNQADRVEVLRGAASLQYGSDALGGVINVIEPSSPPEGNIKGDVLSSYSTNSGLINTSVMLSGNENGFVWRGRGSYQNAHDFKTPFGYYQNSGFNQSNFSGMLGVNKAWGYSHLNFSYYKNNIGFFDAEPGDELYRNETSRTLEYPRQDIRHYKLAWNNNFIFGSNSLKLDLGYQKNQRRELEDSTIPSLFFDLNTYSLDAKYSLHEFNGWRPVFGLSSSIGHSVNKGEELLVPAYDEYSAGAFGFVKKTWEKNTFSAGVRFDYVANKGKEQVVDGDEVFTGFDNKFSNLSGAVGFTHIFNDDLSFKSNLGTAFRAPNPAELGSNGVHEGTQRYEIGSGNLSPERSYQADATLEYGSGIITGSFGIYENYIHNYIYASNTNNEQITITDEGSGDLRTLDVYRYGQVNANLYGFEGNLTLHPVSFVHFENTFSYTRAQNRSFDRPLPLIPAGVLHNTLRFEPKIKGLNDFYFYAGIDNFFKQTRVDATFETPADGYTLLNAGIGATFKLGSQPLKLYISGNNLTNKKYYDALSRLRPGRYSQEDPTFGVYNPGRNITFGFYLPFGTNK; encoded by the coding sequence ATGAAACTCAAACTTATTAGTTGCTTTATATTTTCGTTTTTATTTCTCCGTATAGCGGCTTTTGCCGACGTCAACATAGTTAAAGGTAAAGTTGTAGATGCTAAAACCAACGAGCCCCTTATTGGTGCTACTGTAAGTGTACCGGAGCTACACGTATCTGTGGCCACCAACACCAATGGCGAGTTTACCCTTCGCTCAGTGCCGGCAAACGGTCGTTACGTTGTACAGGTGCAATACATCAGCTACAAAACAATTACACAAACGGTGGACTTCTCGTCTACAACGGCTTTGGTGTTTGCACTTCAGCCAAGTATTATTGAAACCCATGAGGTGGTTATTACCGGCACGCCCGTAACAGCAGGCAGCAAGTACAACAGTACATCCGCAAGTGTGGTTAGCAAAGAACAACTGCAGGGCAGCTCCACCAACCTGATAGATGCATTAAGCAAGGTAGCACCAGGCGTCAGCCAGATTACTACAGGCCCCGGTATTTCAAAGCCGGTTATCAGGGGACTAAGCTATAACCGTGTAGTTACACTGAGTGATGGCGTTAAACAGCAAGGCCAGCAGTTTGGCGACGAACACGGTATCGAAATAGATCAGAATCAAGCAGATCGTGTGGAGGTGCTGCGTGGTGCAGCATCCCTTCAGTATGGATCAGACGCTTTGGGCGGGGTAATTAATGTAATTGAGCCATCATCTCCGCCAGAAGGTAACATAAAAGGCGATGTTTTAAGTAGCTACTCTACCAACAGTGGCTTAATCAACACGTCGGTAATGCTTAGCGGTAACGAGAACGGCTTTGTTTGGCGTGGCCGCGGCAGCTATCAAAATGCCCATGACTTCAAAACCCCGTTTGGCTACTATCAAAATAGCGGCTTTAATCAATCAAACTTTAGCGGTATGCTGGGCGTGAACAAAGCCTGGGGTTACTCTCACCTTAACTTCTCTTACTATAAAAATAACATCGGCTTTTTTGATGCTGAACCCGGTGATGAACTTTACCGGAACGAGACCAGCCGCACACTGGAATACCCGCGACAGGACATTCGTCATTATAAGCTTGCATGGAACAACAACTTTATATTCGGAAGCAATTCGTTAAAGCTAGATTTAGGTTATCAAAAAAACCAGCGAAGAGAATTAGAGGATAGCACAATACCTTCCCTGTTTTTTGATTTGAACACTTATTCATTAGATGCAAAATATTCGTTGCACGAGTTTAATGGCTGGAGACCTGTTTTCGGATTAAGCAGCAGCATTGGGCATAGTGTCAATAAAGGCGAGGAACTATTGGTGCCCGCTTATGATGAATACAGCGCAGGTGCGTTCGGGTTTGTTAAAAAGACCTGGGAGAAGAACACCTTTAGTGCAGGAGTACGCTTTGACTATGTGGCAAACAAAGGCAAAGAACAGGTGGTAGATGGTGATGAGGTTTTTACCGGCTTTGATAACAAGTTTTCTAACCTAAGCGGCGCGGTTGGTTTTACACACATCTTTAATGATGATCTAAGCTTTAAGTCTAATTTGGGTACAGCGTTTAGAGCGCCAAACCCTGCGGAACTTGGCTCCAACGGTGTTCACGAAGGTACACAACGCTATGAAATAGGATCGGGCAACTTGTCGCCCGAACGTAGCTACCAGGCTGATGCAACCCTTGAATACGGCTCAGGAATTATAACTGGAAGCTTTGGTATCTATGAAAATTACATTCATAATTACATCTACGCATCCAACACCAACAATGAGCAAATTACAATTACCGATGAAGGAAGTGGAGATTTGAGGACCTTAGACGTTTACCGCTACGGCCAGGTTAACGCCAATCTTTACGGCTTTGAAGGTAATCTTACCCTTCACCCGGTATCATTTGTTCACTTCGAAAATACTTTTAGCTACACCAGGGCGCAAAACAGATCATTTGACAGGCCGCTGCCACTGATCCCTGCAGGTGTTTTACACAATACTCTACGATTTGAACCAAAAATAAAGGGATTGAACGATTTCTATTTTTACGCTGGTATAGACAACTTCTTTAAGCAAACACGTGTAGACGCTACTTTTGAGACGCCGGCAGATGGTTATACCTTGCTTAATGCAGGTATAGGCGCTACGTTCAAGCTAGGGTCGCAGCCACTGAAGCTGTATATATCGGGCAACAACTTAACCAATAAAAAGTATTATGACGCGCTTAGCCGTTTAAGGCCAGGCCGCTATAGCCAGGAAGATCCGACCTTTGGTGTTTATAATCCGGGTAGAAACATTACGTTTGGCTTTTACCTGCCATTCGGAACAAACAAGTAA
- a CDS encoding HAD family hydrolase, translating into MINTIIFDLGAVLIDWNPHYMYRTIFPNEQEMKDFLANVCTSDWNEEQDAGRSLAEGTELLVQQFPQHEANIRAFYGRWTEMLGDAFEGTVQIFKELNESGKYKIYALTNWSAETFPRAQAKFDFLNWFDGIVVSGTEKMRKPAPEFYQILLDRYDVNPTESLFIDDNYRNILAAEKMGINCIHFTSPEQLRQELTAQNLL; encoded by the coding sequence ATGATCAACACTATAATTTTCGATCTTGGTGCGGTTCTGATCGACTGGAACCCACATTACATGTACCGCACCATATTCCCAAACGAGCAGGAGATGAAAGATTTTCTCGCAAACGTTTGCACATCCGACTGGAATGAGGAGCAAGACGCCGGCCGTTCACTGGCAGAAGGCACAGAGCTTTTAGTGCAGCAGTTCCCACAGCATGAAGCAAACATCCGTGCGTTTTACGGCAGATGGACAGAGATGTTGGGCGACGCTTTTGAGGGCACTGTACAGATATTTAAAGAGTTGAACGAAAGCGGCAAGTACAAAATTTATGCGCTGACAAATTGGTCGGCAGAAACGTTCCCCAGGGCCCAGGCAAAATTTGACTTCCTGAACTGGTTTGATGGTATTGTGGTATCAGGCACCGAGAAAATGCGCAAACCCGCGCCTGAGTTTTACCAGATTTTGCTTGACCGTTACGACGTTAACCCCACCGAGAGCCTGTTCATAGACGATAATTACCGCAATATATTAGCTGCCGAAAAGATGGGTATAAACTGCATCCATTTTACCTCGCCGGAGCAACTCAGGCAAGAACTCACGGCTCAAAACCTGTTGTAA
- the thrC gene encoding threonine synthase — translation MKFYSTNNPELRVGFKEAVFNSMPQDKGLYMPVEIPRLPDGFFTNLDRYTLPEIAFHVAQNLLGEDIPGDDLKTIVQDAINFYAPAVRLEDNVFVLELFHGPSLAFKDFGARFMSRVMSYFLQDGEKQLDVLVATSGDTGGAVALGFLGVPNTRVTILYPKGKVSHIQELQLTTNGQNIRALEIDGTFDDCQALVKQAFTDAELNERFRLTSANSINIARLIPQTFYYFSAYAQLLKRGISKVVFAVPSGNFGNIGAGLLAWKMGLPVEHFVAATNANDTVPAFLRTGVYEPKPSVATLSNAMDVGNPSNWVRIQDLFKESPSTLNELIKGSTYTDEDTTESINDIFKQYNYVACPHTAIAWKALKEYQQEHIDADTAGIFLSTAHPCKFPDVFDGDVAKAVTIPAEVEALETRKKQAVNLGTDFAGFKGYLLQNS, via the coding sequence ATGAAATTTTATAGCACTAATAACCCGGAACTACGGGTCGGTTTCAAAGAAGCAGTATTCAACAGCATGCCGCAGGACAAAGGGCTTTACATGCCGGTAGAAATCCCACGTTTGCCGGATGGTTTTTTTACAAACCTGGACAGATATACCCTGCCGGAAATCGCTTTTCATGTTGCACAAAACCTGTTGGGGGAAGACATTCCGGGTGACGATCTTAAAACCATTGTTCAGGATGCTATTAACTTTTACGCGCCGGCCGTAAGGCTGGAAGACAATGTTTTTGTACTAGAGTTATTTCATGGGCCTTCACTCGCATTTAAAGACTTTGGCGCCCGCTTCATGAGCCGTGTCATGAGCTACTTTCTACAAGACGGTGAAAAACAGTTAGATGTGCTGGTAGCTACCTCCGGCGATACAGGTGGTGCCGTTGCTTTAGGATTTCTAGGCGTCCCCAATACCCGCGTAACTATTCTTTACCCTAAAGGCAAAGTAAGCCACATACAAGAATTGCAGCTTACTACCAATGGGCAAAACATTCGCGCGCTGGAGATAGATGGCACATTTGATGATTGCCAGGCATTGGTAAAACAGGCCTTTACTGATGCGGAACTTAATGAACGGTTCCGACTGACATCAGCCAACTCCATTAACATTGCAAGGTTGATCCCACAAACATTTTATTACTTCAGCGCATATGCACAGTTGTTAAAACGCGGCATCAGTAAAGTGGTGTTTGCTGTTCCCAGCGGTAATTTTGGCAACATTGGCGCGGGCTTACTCGCCTGGAAAATGGGATTACCTGTAGAGCATTTTGTTGCAGCTACCAACGCCAACGACACCGTACCTGCGTTTCTAAGAACTGGCGTTTACGAACCGAAGCCTTCCGTTGCAACGCTTTCTAACGCTATGGATGTAGGCAACCCAAGCAATTGGGTGCGTATTCAGGATCTTTTTAAAGAATCTCCATCAACATTAAATGAGCTTATTAAAGGCTCCACCTACACTGATGAAGACACTACAGAATCAATAAACGATATATTCAAACAGTATAACTATGTTGCTTGTCCGCACACAGCTATTGCCTGGAAAGCCTTAAAAGAATATCAGCAAGAACACATTGATGCAGATACTGCCGGCATATTCCTGTCTACAGCTCATCCTTGTAAATTCCCGGATGTTTTTGATGGTGATGTTGCTAAAGCAGTTACAATACCGGCCGAAGTTGAAGCGTTAGAAACCAGGAAAAAGCAAGCTGTAAATTTAGGCACCGACTTTGCCGGATTTAAAGGATATTTGCTTCAAAATAGCTAA
- a CDS encoding homoserine kinase → MENNIEEAKQSIISKAPPLGGGGGSASIAVFAPATVANVVCGFDVLGFAVNEPGDEVVMRMTNTPGITISKITGDNGRLPLNPLKNTVSVSVQHYLNSIDRTDVGVDIELHKKMPIGSGLGSSSASTVAGLFAIKTLMGDETDSSTLLPFAMKGEEMACGHGHADNVAPALMGGFVLIRSYEPLDVVRLPHPPGLWCAIVFPDVDVPTREARQIIRNKINMKDAVTQWGNIAGLVSGLFMQDIDLIGRSMQDVLVEPVRSMLIPDFYYMREMAMELGAVSFGISGSGPSVFAFTKNEQTARRVTAKLQQHLTKIGIGSYTYVSTINDKGPRVIG, encoded by the coding sequence ATAATATAGAAGAAGCTAAGCAGTCAATTATTTCAAAAGCTCCCCCTTTAGGGGGCGGGGGGGGCTCGGCCTCTATTGCTGTTTTTGCTCCGGCAACCGTTGCCAATGTGGTTTGCGGATTTGACGTATTAGGCTTTGCTGTAAACGAACCCGGCGACGAGGTGGTAATGCGCATGACTAATACGCCAGGTATCACCATCAGCAAGATCACCGGGGATAACGGCCGGCTACCCCTTAATCCCCTGAAAAACACGGTGAGTGTGAGCGTACAACACTACCTTAACAGCATTGATCGTACAGACGTAGGTGTAGATATAGAGCTGCACAAGAAAATGCCGATTGGGAGTGGCTTAGGCTCAAGTTCTGCCAGTACGGTTGCAGGTTTGTTCGCGATCAAAACCTTAATGGGTGACGAGACCGACTCTTCTACCCTTTTACCTTTTGCAATGAAAGGCGAAGAAATGGCCTGCGGTCACGGCCATGCAGATAATGTTGCACCTGCTTTGATGGGCGGCTTTGTATTAATACGCAGCTATGAACCACTGGACGTAGTAAGGCTCCCCCATCCTCCAGGTCTTTGGTGCGCAATAGTATTCCCTGATGTAGATGTGCCCACCCGCGAAGCTCGCCAGATCATCCGCAACAAAATCAACATGAAGGATGCCGTTACACAGTGGGGCAACATAGCAGGGTTAGTAAGTGGCCTGTTTATGCAGGACATCGACCTGATAGGCCGCAGCATGCAGGATGTGCTGGTTGAACCGGTACGAAGTATGCTTATTCCCGACTTTTACTATATGCGCGAAATGGCAATGGAATTGGGTGCCGTGAGCTTTGGAATATCGGGCTCAGGACCATCTGTTTTTGCGTTTACTAAAAATGAGCAAACAGCAAGACGGGTAACCGCTAAATTGCAGCAACATCTTACTAAAATAGGAATAGGGTCTTATACTTACGTGTCTACCATAAATGATAAAGGCCCGAGGGTGATTGGGTAA